The DNA segment ATTTGTACGCTCGATTTCAATGCGGGAAATACCAGCAATGAAAAGGGTTTCTTTCAAGAAGTTACGAATTTTTACGTCTTCATGAAGATTAGCAGCGAAATCTTTATCTGCATACCATTTTGCGTCCCAATCTTTTACGATACCGACACGCAAACCGTGTGGATTAACTTTTTGACCCACTCTGTTTCCCTCCTTCTTAAGCTCTTTCTTTAACTACTACTGTTACATGGCTAGTGCGTTTCAAAATTTTGAAAGCTTGACCACGGGAACGAGGATGAATGCGTTTTAATGTAGGGCCTTGATCAACGAAGATCTCGGATACGTAAAGATTGTCAACATTCATATCGAAATTATGTTCAGCGTTTGCGATTGCAGAACGCATAACTTTTTCTACTACATCAGCGCCAACTTTCGGAGTGAACTTCAAGATGGCAAATGCTTCGCCGATGTTTTTACCGCGCACTAAATCTGCAACGATACGGATTTTACGAGGCGCGATTCGGATATGTCTAGCGATTGCTTTTGCTTCCATGTATTATTTCCTCCTATTTTTTGCCTGTAGATTTTTCGTCCTTACCATGACCTTTATAAGTACGTGTAGGAGCGAACTCACCTAATTTATGACCTACCATATCTTCTGTAATGAATACAGGTACATGTTTGCGACCATCATGCACAGCAATTGTGTGGCCTACAAAACTTGGGATAATAGTAGAGGCACGGGACCAGGTTTTTACAACTTTCTTTTCGTTAGTTTCGTTTAAAGCTTCAACTTTCTTAAGCAAATGATCTGCTACGAAAGGGCCTTTTTTAATAGATCTGGACACTATTTTATCTCCTTTCCTTTATCCTATTTTGTACGACGTTTAATGATTAAGCTGTTAGAAGCTTTTTTCTTGTCGCGAGTTTTAACACCATGTGCTGGTTTGCCCCAAGGTGTAACAGGATGTTTACGACCAACAGGAGATTTACCTTCACCACCACCATGTGGATGGTCACAAGGGTTCATTACAACACCACGGTTGCCAGGGCGAACGCCCATCCAACGATGACGACCAGCTTTACCAATTACAAGGTTGCTGTGGTCAGCGTTACCAACAACACCTACTGTTGCACGGCACTCTTGACGAACACGACGCATTTCACCAGATGGTAAACGAAGAATAGCATAGCCATTATCTTTACCCATCAATTGAGCAGATGTACCAGCGGAACGAACGATTTGGCCACCTTTACCGATTTTCAATTCGATATTGTGGATTTGTGTACCGTCTGGAATATTAGCCAATGGTAAGCAGTTACCAGGTTTAATATCGGACTCAGGACCGGAGAATACAACGTCACCAACTTTTAGACCGTTAGGAGCTAAAATGTAGCGTTTTTCACCATCAGCGTAGTTAAGCAAAGCGATACGAGAAGAACGGTTAGGATCATACTCGATTGTTGCTACTTTAGCTGGAATATTATCTTTAGTACGTTTGAAGTCAATAATACGATATTGACGTTTATGACCGCCACCTTGGTGACGAACTGTCATTTTACCAGTATTGTTACGACCACCTTTTTGAGAAATCTTAGCTAGCAAAGATTTTTCTGGTTTGCTTGCTGTGATTTCGTCGAAGGCGGATACTGTCATAAACCGGCGACCAGCGGAGTACGGTTTAAATGATTTAATTGCCATTAGTGGGCCTCCTTACAACTAGACTCTTAGACACCTTCAAAGAATTCAATGGATTCGCCAGCTTTCAAAGTAACGATAGCTTTTTTGTAATCGCTGCGTTTACCTTGTGTACGACCCATGCGTTTAGTTTTGCCTAAAACACGAATAGTAGCTACTTTTTCTACTTTTACATTGAAGATTTTTTCAACTGCTTGACGGATTTGCACTTTATTTGCAGTCAAAGGCACACGGAAAGTGTATTTGCCTTCTTCCATAAGCATAGTGGATTTTTCGGTAATAACCGGGCGGATTAGTACATCATGTAATTGCATTATCCAAGTACCTCCTCGATTTTTGCGACAGCACCTTTAGTAATGAAGAGCTTATCGTAATGAAGAAGATCGAAAATGTTCATACCTTCGCAAGCCAACGCTTTAACACCTTGGATATTGCGAGCGGAACGTTCAACATTTACATCACCTTCAGTGATGAACAATACTTTTGCATCACCAACATTGAAGCTATTGATAATATTCAATACTTCTTTAGTTTTAGGAGCTGCTAATGTGATTTCTTCCAAAACGTATAATTCGCTATTATTCACTTTATCGCTAAGAGCAGATTTAACTGCTAAACGTCTAGCCTTACGAGGCATAGCTTTGTAATAGCTGCGAGGTTGTGGACCAAATGTAGTACCGCCACCAATCCAGATTGGGGAACGGCTGGAACCGGAACGTGCACGACCAGTACCTTTTTGTTTCCAAGGTTTGCGGCCACCGCCACGAACCATACCTCTAGTTTTTGTTGCATGTGTGCCGAGACGTTCGTTAGACAATTGACGAACTACGGCTTGATGCATTACGGCTTCGTTAACTTCAACGCCGAATACTGCATCGTTTAACTGTATTTCACCGACTTTAACGCCGGATTGATTATATGTTGCTACTGTAGGCATTACATAATCCTCCTTTCGACAAATGATTATTTAACAGGTTTAACCGTGTTGCGAACCATAACCAAGCTACCTTTAGCGCCTGGGATACCACCTTTAACCAATAAAAGGTTACGTTCAGCATCAACTTTCTCAACGGATAAGCGTTGTACGGTAACTCTGTAACCACCCATTTGTCCAGGGAGTTTTTTACCTTTGTATACCTTACCGCCGCCACCGGAGATCATAGGACCGATGGAACCAGGTTCACGGTGAGATTTAGAACCATGAGTTTCAGGACCACGGGAGAAGTTATGGCGTTTAATTGTGCCAGCAAAACCCTTACCTTTACCTGTACCCACTACGTCCACCAATTCACCTTCTGCGAAGATATCAGCTGCCAGAGTTTGGCCTACTGTGTAGTCAGCTGCATTAGCTACGCGAACTTCGCGAAGATATTTAACTGGAGCTACGCCAGCTTTGTCGAACTGACCTTTTACAGGTTTTGTTAAATGTTTTTCTTTAATGGAACCGTAACCAATTTGTACTGCTTCGTAGCCGTCTGTTTCAACAGTCTTAACGCGCACTACAACGCTTGGGGTAGTTTCCACTACTGTTACAGGAACTAATTGGCCTTCAGCTGTGAAGACTTGAGTCATTCCTAATTTTTTACCCAAAATAGCTTTAGACATTATCGCACCTCCTTATAGTTTTATTTCAATAGATACACCAGCTGGTAAATCTAAACGAGTGATAGCATCTACTGTTTTCGAATTTGGTTCAAGAATATCGATTAAGCGTTTATGTGTACGCATTTCGAATTGTTCACGAGAATCTTTGTTTACGTGTACAGAACGAAGAATTGTGAAGATATTCTTTTCTGTTGGCAATGGAATCGGACCAGATACCATAGCGCCATTTCTTTTTGCAGTGTCTACGATCTTAGCAGCGCTTTGATCGAGAGCTTTGTGGTCGTATGCCTTAAGGCGAATACGGATTTTTTGCTGTTTAGCCATTATTAATAATTCCTCCTGTCGTCCATTTCATGAATGGGCTGCTCCATAGAAATTCTCCTCCGCAGAGGCAACCTTCTACTTCATAGTTTAAAAACACAACACTAGAGCGGCATTACTGCCGCTCTGAATGCTGCATGTATTGTGCTCAACGCATCACTACGATGAGCATAAAAGGTTAAATTAACCTTCGATTTCAGTTACAACGCCAGCGCCTACTGTATGGCCACCTTCGCGGATCGCGAAACGAAGACCTTCTTCGATAGCGATTGGAGTGATCAATTCGATATCCATTGTTACGTTATCGCCAGGCATACACATTTCTACACCTTCAGGAAGGTTTACAACACCTGTTACGTCTGTTGTACGGAAGTAGAATTGTGGACGGTAGTTGGAGAAGAATGGAGTATGACGGCCACCTTCTTCTTTAGTCAATACGTATACTTCTGCTTTGAATTTTGTGTGTGGGTTGATGGAACCTGGTTTAGCCAATACTTGACCACGTTCGATGTCTTTGCGGTCTACACCACGAAGCAATGCACCAACGTTATCACCTGCTACTGCAGAATCCAAAGTTTTACGGAACATTTCAAGACCAGTTACTACGTATTGTTCAGCTTTTTCTTTCAAGCCTACAACTTCTACTGTGTCGCCTACGTTTACTTGACCACGTTCAACACGGCCAGTTGCTACTGTACCACGACCAGTGATTGTGAATACGTCTTCCACAGGCATCAAGAAAGGTTTGTCAGTATCACGAACTGGAGTTGGGATGTAGGAGTCTACAGCTGCCATCAATTCGTCGATTTTAGCTACATATTGAGCGTCGCCTTCCAAAGCTTTCAAAGCGGAACCTACAACGATAGGTACTTCGTCGCCAGGGAATTCGTAGGAAGAAAGAAGTTCACGAACTTCCATTTCTACCAATTCGATCAATTCTTCATCGTCAACCATGTCAGCTTTGTTCAAGAATACTACGATTGCAGGAACACCAACTTGGCGAGCCAACAAGATGTGTTCGCGAGTTTGAGGCATAGGGCCGTCAGCTGCGGAACATACCAAGATAGCGCCGTCCATTTGAGCCGCACCAGTGATCATGTTTTTAACATAGTCAGCATGGCCTGGGCAGTCAACGTGTGCATAGTGACGGTTTTCAGTTTCGTATTCAACGTGTGCAGTGTTGATTGTGATACCGCGTTCACGTTCTTCTGGAGCTTTATCGATCATGCTGTAATCTTGGAAATCAGCTTGGCCTTTTTCAGCCAATACTTTAGTGATTGCAGCAGTCAAAGTAGTTTTACCATGGTCAACATGACCGATTGTACCGATGTTAACATGCGGTTTCGTACGTTCAAATTTTTCTTTAGCCATTTTAAATTATCCTCCGAGGAAAATAGTAATTCTATTAATCTAATGTAAGATTAACCGTTTTTCTTTGCTTGAATTTCTTCAGCAATTTTCTTAGGAACTTCTTCGTAATGATCGAATGTCATGGAGTAGTTACCGCGACCTTGAGTTTTGGAACGAAGGTCAGTTGCGTAACCGAACATTTCGCTCAATGGAACATATGCTTTGATATGTTGGTTACCATTACGAGCTTCCATGCCGTCCATGCGACCACGACGGGAGTTCAAGTCACCGATAACGTCGCCCATGTATTCTTCAGGAACGTCTACTTCTACGGACATATATGGTTCAAGCAATGCAGGATCTGCTTTGCGAGCACCTTCTTTAAAGCCCATGGAACCAGCGATTTTGAAGGCCATTTCGTTGGAGTCAACGTCATGGTAGGAGCCGTCAAATACGATAACTTTGATGTCAACCATTGGATAACCAGCGATAACACCGGATTCCATAGCTTCTTTAACACCATTTTCAACAGGTCCGATGTATTCACGAGGAATTGCACCACCTACGACCTTATTTTCAAATTCGAAGCCAGCACCTGGTTCTTGAGGAATTAATTCCAACCAGCAGTGACCATATTGACCACGACCACCAGATTGACGAACGAATTTACCTTCAGATTTAACAGCTTTACGGATAGTTTCGCGATAAGCTACTTGAGGTTTACCTACGTTACATTCTACTTTGAATTCACGGTTCATACGGTCAACGATGATATCCAAGTGAAGTTCGCCCATACCGGAGATAATAGTTTGACCTGTTTCTTCATCAGTACGAACTTTGAAAGTAGGATCTTCTTCTGCCAAACGAGCAAGAGCTGTACCCATTTTTTCTTGGTCAGCTTTTGTTTTAGGTTCAACAGCAACGGAGATAACTGGTTCAGGGAATTCCATGGATTCAAGAATTACAGGATTCTTTTCATCACAAAGAGTATCACCAGTAGTAGTATCTTTCAAGCCTACAGCTGCAGCGATGTCGCCAGCGTAAACCATGTCGATTTCTTTACGAGTGTTAGCGTGCATTTGAAGAATACGGCCGATACGTTCTTTCTTACCTTTTGTGGAGTTGAAAACGTAGGAACCGGATTCCAATGTACCGGAGTACACACGGAAGAACGCTAATTTACCAACATAAGGGTCAGCCATGATTTTGAATGCCAATGCGGAGAATGGTTCATCATCGGAAGAAGGACGAGTAGTTTCTTCTTCAGTACCAGGAACGACACCTTTAATAGCTGGAATGTCGATAGGAGCTGGCATGTAATCCACAACAGCGTCCAATAACATTTGTACACCTTTGTTTTTGTAGGAAGAACCACAAAGAACTGGGAACAATTGGTTAGCAATAACTGCTTTACGCAATGCTGTTTTCAATTCTTCAATGGAGATTTCTTCACCTTCCAAATATTTCATCATAATATCGTCATCAGTTTCAGCGATAGCATCGATCATCATTTCGCGACGAGCTTCAGCTACTTCTTGATATTCTGCTGGGATATCAGTGATTTCATATTCTTTACCGTCATCGGATTTGTAAATTTCCGCTTTCATAGTCATCAAATCGATGATGCCTTCGAAAGTATCTTCAGCGCCGATTGGCACTTGAATAGCTACGGAATTTGCACCCAAACGGGATTTCATCATATCAACTACGTTGAAGAAGTCAGCACCTACAGTATCCATCTTATTTACATAAGCGATACGAGGTACGCCGTAGTTAGAAGCTTGACGCCATACTGTTTCGGATTGTGGTTCAACGCCGCCTTTAGCACTGAATACCGCAACAGAACCGTCAAGTACACGTAGAGAACGTTCTACTTCTACAGTAAAGTCAACGTGACCAGGAGTATCGATGATGTTGATACGATGATCTTTCCAGTGACATGTTGTCGCAGCAGAAGTGATTGTGATACCACGTTCTTGTTCTTGCGCCATCCAGTCCATCGTAGCAGCACCTTCATGTACTTCGCCGATTTTGTGAACAATACCTGTATAGTAGAGGATACGTTCTGTAGTTGTTGTTTTACCAGCATCGATGTGAGCCATGATACCGATATTACGAGTTTTTGCTAGGGAAAACTCTCTTGCCACAGTTGTCACCTCTTATTACCAACGATAATGAGCAAATGCTTTATTAGCTTCTGCCATTTTATGAGTATCTTCTTTTTTCTTGATTGCAGCGCCTGCATTGTTGAAAGCGTCCATCAATTCGCCTGCTAAGCGTTCTTTCATAGTGCGTTCACCACGAAGACGAGCATAGTTTACAACCCAGCGAATACCGAGTGTTTGACGGCGATCAGCACGAACTTCAACTGGCACTTGGTAGTTCGCACCACCGATACGGCGAGCACGCACTTCAAGTACAGGCATAACATTTTTCAATGCTTGATCAAAAACTTCCATTGGGTCTTGACCCATTTTGGAACGAATAATTTCGAATGCATCATATACGATAGTTTCAGCAATGCCTTTTTTGCCATCGTACATAACTTTGTTAATGAAACGTGTTACTAATTTGCTGTTGTACACCGGATCTGGAAGTACATCACGTTTCGGAACAGGGCCTTTTCTTGGCATGTTCAATTCCTCCTTTATAATGATGTGTGTTAGTTTCGTTTAATGGCTAAAATTATTTTTTAGCTTTTTTCGCGCCGTATTTGGAACGACTTTGCATACGGTTTTGTACGCCAGCTGTATCCAATGCACCACGAACGATGTGATAACGCACACCTGGAAGGTCTTTTACACGACCGCCTCTGATAAGTACAACACTGTGTTCTTGTAAATTGTGACCAATGCCTGGGATGTAAGCAGTTACTTCAATAGCGTTTGTCAAACGTACACGGGCAACTTTACGAAGCGCGGAGTTTGGTTTCTTTGGAGTAGCTGTGTACACACGAGTACATACACCACGTTTTTGTGGAGATTCTTGAAGTGCTGGAGCTGTAGATTTTTTAGTCAAGCTCATGCGACCTTTGCGTACTAGCTGATTAATTGTTGGCATTTGGGCACCTCCTTTCCAAATTTGAGATTTATAATTGATCCGTCATAACAAAGTGTTACATCGGATATTACCAAGATTAACGTAGGATACCTACCGCTGTGGCCCGCACCTTAATGCGACACGCACGACCAAGGTCATCCATAGTGTGCTTGTCATTCACAGGTATTCCCTGTTCAGCACAAGCATTTCGTATAGGTCCAACTACACTTTCATCACTATCATGTCCTACGAACACATACTTCACAGTCCCTCGTGCAATGTTTTTCAACGTTTGCTTGGCACCGATTGTTTTGTTCATCGACTTCAGATGGGCAATGTCCATAGTAAAATTCTCCTTACGAAATTATGCTACTTAGGCATACTTGCCCCTGAGCACTATGTAAGTATACCAATTACACAATCACATGTCAAACGTTTTTCGATGCTCTACACCGCTATACAACTGCATTTTATGTGTACACGTTTCCGTGCGTTTCACAATAGCGAATCATATAACAATATATGTAATTTTTATGCAAGAATGGTTATTTTATTCTCATTTTTATACATTATTTTCATATTATTTTAATTAATCACATTTCATGTATGCATAATTGATATAACTGAAAAATAAATAGTCATTTTTTCGATTCATTTTATTTGCTTTATTCAAAATAACGATTTTATTAGACTTATTATTTTATTTATCCATATGACACGTCTATCTGTAACAGCAAGTTTGGGATAAAAAAAAGAGCGTGCCCTAAGGCACGCTCTTTTATAGTATCCCTATAGATTATTCTTCTATAGCAGATTCTTCTGTAATATCGATAATTTCAGGTGTGTTTTTAACAACCTCAATCTTACGGTAACGGCTCATGCCAGTACCAGCAGGGATCAATTTACCGATAATTACGTTTTCTTTTAAGCCCAATAATGGATCGATTTTACCTTTGATAGCGGCATCTGTAAGAACACGTGTTGTTTCTTGGAAGGACGCTGCAGACAAGAAGGAATCCGTTGCCAAAGCGGCTTTAGTAATACCCAATAATGTACGTTTGCCTGTAGCATTTTCACGGCCATTAAGAGTAAGACGACGGTTTTCTTCGTCAAAGGTATTAACGTCGACCATATCCCCTGGAAGCATATCTGCATCGCCAGCTGTTTCAACTTTTACTTTATGAAGCATTTGACGTACGATAACTTCGATATGTTTATCATTAATTTCTACACCTTGAGATTTATATACTTTTTGTACTTCGTATACGAGGTAACGTTGAGTTGCTTCAGTACCCATTACGCGCATAATGTCATGAGGGTTGATAGAACCTTCTGTTAAACGTGCACCTAAGGATACAACATCACCGTCTTTAACGATAATGCGAGAACCATAAGGGATGAGGTAATCGAGTTCAATACCGTCTTCACCAGTGATGAAGATAGTATTAGTACCTTTTTTACCTTCGTTAGGTACAACGCGAACTGTACCTTCGTTTTCTGCGATGATAGCATTACGTTTTGGTTTACGCGCTTCGAATAATTCTTCGACACGTGGCAAACCTTGTGTAATATCGTCACCTGCGACACCACCTGTATGGAATGTACGCATTGTCAACTGAGTACCAGGTTCACCGATGGATTGCGCTGCAATAATACCTACAGCTTCACCAACTTGAACTTGACCGCCTGTACCAAGGTCGCGACCATAACACTTGCGACATACACCATAAGGGCTGCGACAAGTCAATACGGAACGGATTTTAACTGTTTCGTAGTGTTTTACAACTTCATCAGCCAATGGTTCTGTGATTTCACCGTTAAGAGGAACGATAACTTCGCCAGTTTCTTTATTAACTAATTCTTCAGCTGCAATACGGCCTACGATACGATCTTTTAATGGTTCAATAACGCCAGTACCCTCAACGATTGCTTCCACTTCAATACCGTGGATTTCGTTGTTACGTACTTGTACTTCTTTTACATCAGAGTTAAGGATAGCTTCGATGCCTTCTTCAGTGAGGCGAGTATTAGCAGGGAAGATTTCTACACCTTCACTGTCAACAATTGCTTGTACAGTATCCTTGTTCAACATATTTTGAACCATAGTTTCTTTTAATGTTGCACGGATGCTGTCGTCACTTTCACCAAGAATAATTTTTTGAACCAAATTAGTATGGTTGATATCGCTATCAGAGCCCAAGTGAGCACCGCGCAATGCGACAGATGTAACACCGGATTCTGCAATATCAGCTAAGCATTGTTCGTCCAAGATAGTTTCAGCAGGTACAACAAGTTCCCCTGTTTCTACATTCACTACATCTTTATCTAGAACACGACCAATAAGCTTGTCTTTCAACAATTCCAATGCTTGACGTGGAGATGTAGCCAAACGAGCGCGTTCACGAACGAGATCGATACCTACAACGTCACAATCGTCCTCACGAACGATAACGTCTTGAGATACGTCAACAAGACGACGAGTCAAGTAACCGGAGTCAGCTGTACGAAGCGCTGTATCGGCCAAACCTTTACGAGCACCATGAGAGGATGTAAAGTAATCCAATACAGTCAAACCTTCTTTAAAGTTTGCTTTGATTGGTAAGTCGATGATACGACCAGATGGATCGGCCATCAAACCACGCATACCAGCAAGCTGACGGATCTGTTGTTTGTTACCACGGGCACCAGAGATAGCCATCATGTAAACAGGGTTGAAGCCATCTTTGTCACGCGCCATATTATCCATCATGGCATCAGTAACATCTTCTGTTGCTTGAGTCCACAATTGGATAGTTTTACGGTAACGTTCTTCTTCTGTAATAAGACCACGGCGATACAAGCGAGATACTTTTTCTACTTCTTGTTCTGCTGTGTCTAATAAACCAGTTTTTACTTCTGGTACTTTAATATCTGCAATAGCTACAGTCATACCTGCGCGACGAGCGAAGGAGTAACCCAAGGATTTGATACGGTCCAAAAGTTCTGCAGTTTTTTCATTGCCAAACAATTGGAAGCATTGGTCAACCAATTTACCAACTGTTTTCTTATCCATAACCTTACCTAAAGAGTAAGTGCCATCTTCACGTTTTTCGTATTGCCATAATTCTGGGAATAGTGCATTGTTGAAGATTAAGCGACCAGCTGTAGTTTCTACACGGCCATGGTCAGGTAAACGGATATAAAGAATATCTTGCAAGCCAATGATATGAGACTCGTATGCAAGCATTACTTCGTCATAAGTAGCAAATGTTTTTGCTTTATCACGAGTATCTTCGCGTACAACTGTTAAGTAGTATGTAC comes from the Veillonella dispar genome and includes:
- the rpsL gene encoding 30S ribosomal protein S12, translated to MPTINQLVRKGRMSLTKKSTAPALQESPQKRGVCTRVYTATPKKPNSALRKVARVRLTNAIEVTAYIPGIGHNLQEHSVVLIRGGRVKDLPGVRYHIVRGALDTAGVQNRMQSRSKYGAKKAKK
- the rpsS gene encoding 30S ribosomal protein S19: MSRSIKKGPFVADHLLKKVEALNETNEKKVVKTWSRASTIIPSFVGHTIAVHDGRKHVPVFITEDMVGHKLGEFAPTRTYKGHGKDEKSTGKK
- the rplD gene encoding 50S ribosomal protein L4, with translation MPTVATYNQSGVKVGEIQLNDAVFGVEVNEAVMHQAVVRQLSNERLGTHATKTRGMVRGGGRKPWKQKGTGRARSGSSRSPIWIGGGTTFGPQPRSYYKAMPRKARRLAVKSALSDKVNNSELYVLEEITLAAPKTKEVLNIINSFNVGDAKVLFITEGDVNVERSARNIQGVKALACEGMNIFDLLHYDKLFITKGAVAKIEEVLG
- a CDS encoding ribosomal L7Ae/L30e/S12e/Gadd45 family protein; its protein translation is MDIAHLKSMNKTIGAKQTLKNIARGTVKYVFVGHDSDESVVGPIRNACAEQGIPVNDKHTMDDLGRACRIKVRATAVGILR
- the fusA gene encoding elongation factor G produces the protein MAREFSLAKTRNIGIMAHIDAGKTTTTERILYYTGIVHKIGEVHEGAATMDWMAQEQERGITITSAATTCHWKDHRINIIDTPGHVDFTVEVERSLRVLDGSVAVFSAKGGVEPQSETVWRQASNYGVPRIAYVNKMDTVGADFFNVVDMMKSRLGANSVAIQVPIGAEDTFEGIIDLMTMKAEIYKSDDGKEYEITDIPAEYQEVAEARREMMIDAIAETDDDIMMKYLEGEEISIEELKTALRKAVIANQLFPVLCGSSYKNKGVQMLLDAVVDYMPAPIDIPAIKGVVPGTEEETTRPSSDDEPFSALAFKIMADPYVGKLAFFRVYSGTLESGSYVFNSTKGKKERIGRILQMHANTRKEIDMVYAGDIAAAVGLKDTTTGDTLCDEKNPVILESMEFPEPVISVAVEPKTKADQEKMGTALARLAEEDPTFKVRTDEETGQTIISGMGELHLDIIVDRMNREFKVECNVGKPQVAYRETIRKAVKSEGKFVRQSGGRGQYGHCWLELIPQEPGAGFEFENKVVGGAIPREYIGPVENGVKEAMESGVIAGYPMVDIKVIVFDGSYHDVDSNEMAFKIAGSMGFKEGARKADPALLEPYMSVEVDVPEEYMGDVIGDLNSRRGRMDGMEARNGNQHIKAYVPLSEMFGYATDLRSKTQGRGNYSMTFDHYEEVPKKIAEEIQAKKNG
- the rplV gene encoding 50S ribosomal protein L22, giving the protein MEAKAIARHIRIAPRKIRIVADLVRGKNIGEAFAILKFTPKVGADVVEKVMRSAIANAEHNFDMNVDNLYVSEIFVDQGPTLKRIHPRSRGQAFKILKRTSHVTVVVKERA
- the rpsG gene encoding 30S ribosomal protein S7, with translation MPRKGPVPKRDVLPDPVYNSKLVTRFINKVMYDGKKGIAETIVYDAFEIIRSKMGQDPMEVFDQALKNVMPVLEVRARRIGGANYQVPVEVRADRRQTLGIRWVVNYARLRGERTMKERLAGELMDAFNNAGAAIKKKEDTHKMAEANKAFAHYRW
- the tuf gene encoding elongation factor Tu → MAKEKFERTKPHVNIGTIGHVDHGKTTLTAAITKVLAEKGQADFQDYSMIDKAPEERERGITINTAHVEYETENRHYAHVDCPGHADYVKNMITGAAQMDGAILVCSAADGPMPQTREHILLARQVGVPAIVVFLNKADMVDDEELIELVEMEVRELLSSYEFPGDEVPIVVGSALKALEGDAQYVAKIDELMAAVDSYIPTPVRDTDKPFLMPVEDVFTITGRGTVATGRVERGQVNVGDTVEVVGLKEKAEQYVVTGLEMFRKTLDSAVAGDNVGALLRGVDRKDIERGQVLAKPGSINPHTKFKAEVYVLTKEEGGRHTPFFSNYRPQFYFRTTDVTGVVNLPEGVEMCMPGDNVTMDIELITPIAIEEGLRFAIREGGHTVGAGVVTEIEG
- the rpsJ gene encoding 30S ribosomal protein S10, coding for MAKQQKIRIRLKAYDHKALDQSAAKIVDTAKRNGAMVSGPIPLPTEKNIFTILRSVHVNKDSREQFEMRTHKRLIDILEPNSKTVDAITRLDLPAGVSIEIKL
- the rplC gene encoding 50S ribosomal protein L3 — its product is MSKAILGKKLGMTQVFTAEGQLVPVTVVETTPSVVVRVKTVETDGYEAVQIGYGSIKEKHLTKPVKGQFDKAGVAPVKYLREVRVANAADYTVGQTLAADIFAEGELVDVVGTGKGKGFAGTIKRHNFSRGPETHGSKSHREPGSIGPMISGGGGKVYKGKKLPGQMGGYRVTVQRLSVEKVDAERNLLLVKGGIPGAKGSLVMVRNTVKPVK
- the rplB gene encoding 50S ribosomal protein L2, which produces MAIKSFKPYSAGRRFMTVSAFDEITASKPEKSLLAKISQKGGRNNTGKMTVRHQGGGHKRQYRIIDFKRTKDNIPAKVATIEYDPNRSSRIALLNYADGEKRYILAPNGLKVGDVVFSGPESDIKPGNCLPLANIPDGTQIHNIELKIGKGGQIVRSAGTSAQLMGKDNGYAILRLPSGEMRRVRQECRATVGVVGNADHSNLVIGKAGRHRWMGVRPGNRGVVMNPCDHPHGGGEGKSPVGRKHPVTPWGKPAHGVKTRDKKKASNSLIIKRRTK
- the rplW gene encoding 50S ribosomal protein L23, yielding MQLHDVLIRPVITEKSTMLMEEGKYTFRVPLTANKVQIRQAVEKIFNVKVEKVATIRVLGKTKRMGRTQGKRSDYKKAIVTLKAGESIEFFEGV